The following are encoded together in the Phaseolus vulgaris cultivar G19833 chromosome 9, P. vulgaris v2.0, whole genome shotgun sequence genome:
- the LOC137822410 gene encoding uncharacterized protein: MENRERRERQERREQHPYGEQSQHQGGRREEQRGKRTLHYPQSSSNSVSTFFFSNFPSSHGEYDMLKIFQWARVKEVFISRRRNRWGRRFGFVRFFSVPNESKLEKELDQIFIGNMKFYVNLPKYRRTEYYQQAGTSLEGVKGKNQRPHTKVQSKEEGEWRDVKRRGARRNHTLKYTYAEVVRKSPQDQWKGPCIETTSKILPWMTTTAVGRMVSYLNFTSLSEEVIKGGMSMIKVRYLGDNFVLLTPKEGERMEDIIRMNKSWFTSVFEDLEPWSASFVASHRLVWARYYGLPLPLWNKDCLANIIGDMADLVSIDEVTGQWENLEYVRIQLRVTKMSRIGITNGYQINGQIYNISVIEEETDQGGRACSCPEHNLSSSDSISSSDTFIVESVFSDKASEGGGDIDAGGTSRRGKEDEEDNEKTPQIKSSQLRQFSQYERGRQSKESVPYTNKVIREQGVLLLGQLYLYKRKSTVYVHLYIMLYLT, from the coding sequence ATGGAGAACAGAGAACGGCGTGAACGGCAAGAACGGCGTGAACAACATCCTTATGGAGAACAGAGTCAGCACCAAGGTGGTCGGAGGGAGGAACAAAGGGGAAAACGTACATTACATTACCCTCAATCGTCTTCTAACTCAGTCTCTACTTTTTTCTTCTCAAACTTCCCAAGTTCTCACGGTGAATACGATATGCTGAAGATTTTCCAGTGGGCAAGGGTGAAGGAGGTATTCATCTCTAGACGTAGAAACAGGTGGGGAAGACGGTTTGGGTTCGTGAGATTCTTTTCTGTTCCAAATGAGTCTAAACTGGAGAAGGAGTTGGATCAAATCTTCATTGGTaatatgaaattttatgttAATCTACCAAAATATAGGAGAACTGAGTATTATCAACAAGCTGGGACATCTCTTGAGGGAGTTAAGGGCAAGAATCAACGCCCCCATACAAAGGTGCAATCGAAGGAAGAGGGGGAATGGAGAGACGTGAAGAGGAGGGGCGCACGTAGGAACCACACTTTGAAGTACACGTATGCAGAAGTTGTTAGGAAATCTCCACAGGATCAGTGGAAAGGTCCATGTATTGAAACCACATCTAAAATTCTGCCTTGGATGACAACCACTGCAGTAGGGCGAATGGTATCATACCTAAATTTTACGTCTCTAAGTGAAGAGGTTATCAAAGGGGGCATGTCAATGATTAAGGTTAGATATTTGGGTGATAACTTTGTTCTCTTGACTCCTAAGGAAGGAGAACGGATGGAAGACATCATTAGGATGAACAAAAGCTGGTTTACAAGTGTGTTTGAAGACTTAGAACCTTGGTCTGCCTCTTTTGTAGCGAGCCATAGGTTAGTATGGGCGAGGTATTACGGCCTTCCTCTACCTCTTTGGAACAAGGACTGTTTGGCTAACATTATTGGAGACATGGCAGATCTGGTATCCATTGATGAGGTAACTGGGCAGTGGGAAAACCTTGAATATGTGCGTATCCAATTACGGGTGACCAAAATGAGTAGAATCGGAATCACAAATGGGTATCAGATAAATGGTCAAATATACAATATCAGTGTTATTGAAGAGGAAACCGATCAAGGAGGACGAGCATGCAGTTGCCCTGAACACAATCTTTCTTCCTCGGATAGCATATCTTCATCGGACACCTTTATCGTGGAATCTGTTTTTTCGGATAAAGCATCGGAGGGGGGGGGGGACATTGATGCCGGCGGCACCTCTCGAAGGGGAAAGGAGGATGAGGAAGACAACGAAAAGACACCACAGATAAAGTCGAGCCAATTAAGGCAATTCTCTCAGTATGAAAGGGGGAGGCAGAGCAAAGAGAGTGTACCTTATACAAATAAGGTAATACGTGAGCAGGGGGTTCTGCTCTTGGGGCAACTTTATCTGTACAAGAGAAAGTCAACTGTTTATGTTCACTTATACATAATGCTCTATCTGACCTAG